The genomic DNA CGGCCCGGTGGACACCCAGTCCGTCTACGTCACTATCGCCAACCCCCTGCATGCCTGAGCGGGCAGCCCTCCCGAAGGAGCGACACCGTGCATTCCACCGACGCGAGCGCCGACGACACCCTGGACCTGCACCTGCCCGAGGAGTTCGTCGCCCTCTTCCGGACGGCGGCGAACGACGCCACGGACGCGGCTACGGCACCCGAGCGTGAGGGTCTGCGCGCGCATGAGGGTCTGCGCGCGCATGAGGACCTCCTCGACGGCATCGCCGACTGGGGGCCGAGCGACACCCCCGCCGGAGCCTTCCACCTGGTCCCCGTCGACCTGGAACGGGACCTCGCGCTCATCGCCCGCTGGATGAACGACCCCGCCGTCGCGGCGTACTGGGAGCTGACCGGACCGCAGAGCGTGACCGCCGACCACCTGCGGGCCCAGCTGACCGGCGACGGGCGCAGCGTCCCGTGCGTCGGGATGCTGGACGGGGTGCCGATGAGTTACTGGGAGATCTACCGCGCCGACCTCGATCAGCTGGCCCGGTACTGCCCGGTCCGCCCCCACGACACCGGCGTCCACCTGCTGATCGGCGACGGCGCCGACCGCGGGCGGGGCCTCGGAACCGAGCTGATCAGGGCCGTCGCCGACCTCGTCCTCGCGGGCCGCCCCGCCTGCACGCGGGTGCTCGCGGAACCCGACGTCCGCAACA from Streptomyces sp. CB09001 includes the following:
- a CDS encoding GNAT family N-acetyltransferase, yielding MHSTDASADDTLDLHLPEEFVALFRTAANDATDAATAPEREGLRAHEGLRAHEDLLDGIADWGPSDTPAGAFHLVPVDLERDLALIARWMNDPAVAAYWELTGPQSVTADHLRAQLTGDGRSVPCVGMLDGVPMSYWEIYRADLDQLARYCPVRPHDTGVHLLIGDGADRGRGLGTELIRAVADLVLAGRPACTRVLAEPDVRNRPSVAAFLGAGFRPMGEVDLPAKRAVLMIRAREAPEPSP